The proteins below are encoded in one region of Hemiscyllium ocellatum isolate sHemOce1 chromosome 27 unlocalized genomic scaffold, sHemOce1.pat.X.cur. SUPER_27_unloc_1, whole genome shotgun sequence:
- the LOC132807051 gene encoding zinc finger protein 239-like: MNGGGGGGPGPRTNRSEWGGGASSWAGTLAQGHDASKGGEQVEAKRPVAKVWVRHSIRSGRWREGGNVSSGCGARFLTVVRGRPRAGMEKRWKCGDCGKGFDYPSHLETHRRSHTGERPFVCSECGKGFAQSQHLLSHQRAHSSRRPLKCFECEKSFKRRNHLMQHQQTHTGERPYTCPECGKAFAQSSTLMRHRQTHTGRRPFTCSVCGKGFIQSSTLLRHQRVHTGERPFTCPVCGKGLTRLSTLTSHQRAHADK, from the exons ATGAACGGGGGAGGAGGGGGCGGGCCAGGACCTCggaccaatcggagtgaatgggGAGGCGGGGCTTCGTCATGGGCTGGAACCCTGGCCCAGGGTCacg ATGCTTCGAAGGGCGGGGAGCAAGTTGAAGCCAAGCGCCCTGTCGCCAAGGTCTGGGTGAGGCACTCGATTCGCTCCGGacggtggagggagggaggcaaTGTCAGTTCTGGCTGCGGCGCACGATTTTTGACTGTCGTGCGCGGAAGACCGCGGGCGGGCATGGAGAAGCGGTGGAAGTGCGGAGACTGCGGGAAGGGCTTCGACTACCCTTCCCACCTGGAGACCCACCGGCGCagccacaccggggagaggccgttcgtcTGCTCcgagtgcggcaagggcttcgccCAGTCGCAGCACCTGCTCTCGCACCAGCGCGCCCACTCCAGCCGCCGGCCGCTCAAGTGCTTCGAGTGCGAGAAGAGCTTCAAGCGGCGGAACCACCTGATGCAGCACCAGCAgacccacaccggggagaggccctacacctgccccgagtgcggcAAAGCCTTCGCCCAGTCCTCCACCCTCATGCGGCACCGGCAGACCCACACGGGCCGGcggccgttcacctgctcggtctgcggcaagGGGTTCATCCAGTCGTCCACGCTGCTGCGCCACCAGCGGgtgcacaccggggagaggccgttcacctgccccGTCTGCGGGAAGGGACTGACCCGGTTGAGCACCCTCACGTCCCACCAGCGGGCCCACGCCGACAAATAG
- the LOC132807121 gene encoding zinc finger protein 835-like: MEGGKSHTCLECGRSYKHSSGLRKHRRTHSGESAWKCGDCGKAFPHQFRLEIHRSVHTGERPFVCSDCGKGFVVSAQLLRHQQVHTGERPFVCSECGKAFTQRSCLQKHGRLHARGAPFECPDCGRRFASPGKLARHRPVHSRERAYGCPDCRARFKTASGFAAHRRLHAGQSPFTCAVCGKAYSASTYLLKHQRRHRATQSLPGELRSGPSPESEERPFACSQCGLAFRKSSHLAVHRRLHTGERPFSCPECRSAFKCSGELLSHQRVHTDEWPFPCPQCGLRFRRESNLAAHHRVHTGERPFACPQCGKAFTSSSNLHTHRRVHARESPSPALSAGGHSPRLPTC; encoded by the coding sequence ATGGAAGGAGGGAAATCCCACACCTGCCTGGAGTGCGGCCGCAGCTACAAGCACTCCTCCGGCCTACGGAAACACAGGCGCACCCACAGCGGGGAGAGCGCCTGGAAGTGCGGcgactgcgggaaggccttcCCCCACCAGTTCCGGCTGGAGATCCACCGTTCCGtgcacaccggggagcggccgttcGTCTGCTCCGACTGCGGGAAGGGCTTCGTTGTGTCAGCCCAGCTCCTGAGGCACCAGCAGGtgcacaccggggagcggccgttcGTCTGCTCCGAGTGCGGCAAGGCCTTCACCCAGCGCTCCTGCCTGCAGAAGCACGGGCGGCTGCACGCCCGGGGCGCCCCGTTCGAGTGCCCCGACTGCGGGCGGCGCTTCGCCAGCCCCGGCAAGCTGGCGCGGCACCGGCCCGTCCACAGCCGGGAGAGGGCGTACGGCTGCCCCGACTGCAGGGCGCGGTTCAAGACGGCGTCGGGCTTCGCCGCCCACCGGCGCCTCCACGCTGGGCAGAGCCCGTTCACCTGCGCCGTCTGCGGGAAGGCATACAGTGCGTCGACCTACCTGCTGAAACATCAGCGCCGTCACAGAGCCACTCAGTCCCTGCCCGGCGAGCTGCGGAGCGGCCCTTCGCCCGAGAGCGAGGAGCGGCCCTTCGCCTGCTCCCAGTGCGGCCTGGCGTTCCGGAAGTCCTCCCACCTCGCCGTGCACCGGCGCCTGcacaccggcgagcggcccttcagctgcccgGAGTGCCGGAGCGCCTTCAAGTGCTCCGGGGAGCTGCTGTCCCACCAGCGGGTGCACACCGACGAGTGGCCCTTCCCCTGTCCCCAGTGCGGCCTGCGGTTCAGGCGGGAGTCCAACCTGGCCGCCCACCACCGGGTGCACACAGGCGAGCGGCCCTTCGCCTGCCcccagtgcgggaaggccttcaccaGCTCGTCCAACCTGCacacccaccggcgggtccacgcCAGGGAGAGCCCTTcccctgccctgagtgcgggaggGCACTCTCCCAGACTgcccacctgctga